Proteins encoded together in one uncultured Desulfosarcina sp. window:
- a CDS encoding carbohydrate kinase, with amino-acid sequence MVLAVGEILIDIFPDYQRIGGAPFNFACHLKKLGFPVRFFTCVGLDRYGERILDHLQSTGFDLDDVQVDPIHPTGTVNVQLDESGVPHFDICENTAWDHLDLDACPIAATEDVEMIYFGSLLQRTEAGRRQIQNLLTKKGKEVTAFCDINMRPPHVNPRAIDESLRQADILKLNEDELAAIQREYKKQGAGDAFLSWLMKTFDIRAIALTCGSRGSRLYFDGGRVDVPATAIDSVIDTVGAGDGFASILAAGYLRNLPWKKTVLQASRFASRICGFPGAVPDDADVYDEFKSIMEEKRNGR; translated from the coding sequence ATGGTCCTTGCTGTTGGAGAAATTTTAATCGACATTTTCCCGGATTACCAACGCATCGGCGGTGCACCGTTCAACTTTGCCTGTCATCTTAAAAAACTGGGCTTTCCGGTGCGGTTTTTTACCTGTGTGGGGCTGGATCGCTATGGCGAGCGCATTCTCGATCATTTGCAGTCGACCGGCTTCGACCTCGACGATGTCCAGGTCGACCCAATCCATCCCACGGGAACCGTCAACGTACAGCTCGATGAAAGTGGCGTGCCCCATTTCGATATTTGCGAAAATACGGCATGGGACCACCTTGACCTTGATGCCTGTCCAATTGCTGCAACCGAGGATGTGGAAATGATCTATTTCGGCAGCCTGTTGCAGCGCACCGAGGCGGGCCGCCGTCAGATCCAAAATTTGCTCACAAAAAAAGGGAAGGAAGTCACTGCTTTCTGCGACATCAATATGCGCCCCCCCCACGTCAATCCCCGCGCCATCGACGAATCCCTGCGCCAAGCCGACATCCTGAAGCTCAACGAGGATGAATTGGCGGCGATTCAGCGGGAATATAAAAAACAAGGCGCTGGGGACGCCTTCCTGTCCTGGCTGATGAAAACCTTCGATATCCGGGCCATCGCTTTGACTTGCGGCAGCCGCGGCAGCCGGCTGTATTTCGACGGCGGCCGGGTGGACGTCCCGGCAACGGCGATCGACAGCGTCATCGATACGGTCGGCGCCGGCGACGGCTTTGCTTCGATTCTGGCGGCCGGTTATCTTCGAAACCTGCCCTGGAAAAAGACCGTTCTTCAGGCATCGCGGTTTGCATCCCGAATCTGCGGATTCCCCGGCGCCGTTCCCGACGATGCAGACGTTTACGATGAATTCAAATCGATAATGGAGGAAAAACGAAATGGCCGCTAA
- a CDS encoding inorganic pyrophosphatase Ppa has protein sequence MTGIMSLQKAVALEIEKYKAPKDVRSLSKTHVAYTGAPRKHPLNPDQIILIPDPYNDKSPYLEFGRNDITHVEKLANVVNMEGETVPMARVWIKKGSLAIQCTPFQVSSL, from the coding sequence ATGACCGGGATCATGTCGCTTCAAAAAGCCGTTGCCCTCGAAATCGAGAAATACAAGGCCCCCAAGGATGTTCGGTCGCTTTCAAAAACCCACGTCGCCTATACCGGCGCACCGAGGAAGCATCCTTTGAATCCGGACCAGATCATTTTGATACCCGACCCATACAACGACAAGAGCCCTTACCTGGAATTCGGCAGAAATGACATTACCCATGTCGAGAAGCTGGCCAATGTGGTCAACATGGAAGGGGAAACGGTTCCCATGGCGCGTGTCTGGATAAAAAAGGGCAGTCTGGCCATTCAATGTACGCCTTTCCAGGTATCTTCGCTGTAG
- a CDS encoding acylphosphatase, translating to MGEYARAHLIISGKVQGVYFRAETQRAALRLGVAGWVRNKRDGTVEADVEGDKKDVKALIDWCKSGSPLSRVDNVNVSWEDYQGASHTFEVRF from the coding sequence ATGGGAGAGTATGCAAGAGCGCATTTGATTATTTCCGGAAAGGTCCAGGGGGTCTATTTCAGAGCGGAAACCCAGCGGGCGGCCCTGCGCCTGGGGGTGGCCGGTTGGGTCAGAAACAAACGCGACGGCACCGTGGAGGCGGATGTCGAAGGCGATAAAAAGGACGTGAAAGCCCTGATCGACTGGTGTAAAAGCGGCTCCCCCCTTTCCAGAGTGGACAATGTGAATGTCAGCTGGGAGGATTATCAAGGTGCGTCGCACACCTTTGAGGTCCGGTTTTAG
- a CDS encoding aspartate ammonia-lyase encodes MRIEKDSMGQKEIPDEAWYGIHTARSLDNFDAAGEILPLEIVYAIVRLKAACAMANERLGLLDKDRRRAIIRACEQILTGRYDDQFPIDIFQSGSGTSSQMNVNEVIANLAAFELGGKPGDRTTVHPNDHVNKGQSTNNVFPSAIRLACLQFHQGLQGALAHLVAALEKKAEEFADIAKSGRTHLQDAVPVTLGQEFGAYARALQKAGVRLASAADNLREIGVGGNAVGTGINTKPAFRETIVQALNDATGFSFTVAENGIEITQSMTDMGQVSAALRLLALDLLKITNDLRLLASGPNTGLGEIRLPAVEPGSSIMPGKINPSICEAANMACLQVVGCDAAIAMACGLGQLELNTHLPLIGTNLVKAFNILIRTSRMLEKKCIRGIQADAQRCRSNFENSAGLATILNPAIGYDRVAALVKEGLASGKNLKTLVLEKKLMSETELNRLLSRAFEPNL; translated from the coding sequence ATGCGCATCGAAAAAGACAGCATGGGCCAAAAAGAGATCCCCGATGAGGCCTGGTACGGTATCCATACCGCCCGCTCTCTGGACAATTTCGATGCCGCCGGGGAAATTTTGCCGCTGGAGATCGTTTACGCCATCGTCCGGTTGAAAGCCGCCTGCGCCATGGCCAACGAGCGGCTCGGCCTGCTGGACAAGGACCGACGCCGGGCGATTATCCGGGCCTGCGAGCAGATTCTGACCGGTAGATACGACGATCAGTTTCCCATCGATATTTTTCAGTCCGGCTCCGGCACTTCTTCGCAGATGAACGTCAACGAGGTCATCGCGAATCTGGCGGCCTTTGAACTGGGGGGAAAACCCGGGGACCGAACCACGGTTCATCCCAATGATCACGTCAACAAGGGGCAGTCCACCAACAATGTCTTTCCCTCGGCCATTCGGCTGGCCTGCCTGCAGTTTCACCAGGGACTGCAAGGGGCGCTGGCACATCTGGTTGCCGCATTGGAAAAGAAAGCGGAAGAATTTGCCGATATCGCCAAAAGCGGACGCACCCATCTCCAGGATGCCGTGCCCGTCACCCTGGGCCAGGAATTCGGCGCCTATGCCCGGGCCCTGCAAAAAGCAGGGGTTCGGTTGGCCTCGGCGGCCGATAATCTGAGGGAAATCGGTGTGGGTGGAAATGCCGTGGGCACCGGAATCAATACCAAGCCGGCCTTTCGGGAAACCATCGTTCAAGCCCTCAACGATGCCACCGGTTTTTCCTTCACGGTTGCCGAAAACGGCATCGAGATCACCCAGTCGATGACGGACATGGGGCAGGTTTCGGCCGCCCTGCGTCTGTTGGCCCTGGATCTGCTGAAGATTACCAACGATCTGCGGCTGTTGGCCTCGGGGCCCAATACCGGCCTGGGGGAGATCCGATTGCCGGCAGTGGAACCGGGCTCGTCGATCATGCCGGGCAAGATCAACCCCAGCATCTGCGAGGCCGCCAACATGGCCTGCCTTCAGGTGGTCGGCTGCGATGCGGCCATCGCCATGGCCTGCGGACTGGGTCAGCTTGAACTCAACACCCACCTGCCGCTCATCGGGACCAACCTGGTAAAAGCCTTCAACATCCTGATCCGGACCAGCCGGATGCTGGAGAAAAAGTGCATCCGCGGCATCCAGGCGGATGCGCAGCGTTGCCGATCCAATTTCGAGAACAGTGCCGGCCTGGCGACCATACTCAATCCTGCCATCGGCTACGACCGGGTGGCGGCGCTGGTCAAGGAGGGACTGGCCAGCGGCAAGAATTTGAAAACCCTGGTGCTGGAAAAGAAGTTGATGTCGGAAACGGAGTTGAACCGGCTCTTATCCAGGGCATTCGAGCCCAATCTATGA
- a CDS encoding peptidylprolyl isomerase, which translates to MEKVESGLFVSVEYTGTLDNGEVFDSSKGRKPLEVQMGTGNLIPGFESALMGMAINETKTFTLSPEEAYGQRDESRMHEFPTSEIPQGASPQVGQTLMLSTPQGQQIPARVDSIDDEKIVFDLNHPLAGQALTFDIEVVGISASATQQPASCGSDCAGCGETGCC; encoded by the coding sequence ATGGAAAAAGTTGAAAGCGGACTGTTCGTAAGCGTCGAATACACGGGAACGCTGGACAACGGCGAGGTGTTCGATTCCAGCAAAGGACGCAAGCCTTTAGAGGTCCAGATGGGCACCGGCAACCTGATTCCCGGGTTCGAATCGGCCCTTATGGGCATGGCGATCAACGAGACCAAGACGTTCACCCTTTCGCCGGAAGAAGCATACGGCCAGCGGGACGAAAGCCGGATGCACGAATTCCCCACGTCCGAAATTCCGCAAGGTGCGTCTCCCCAGGTGGGACAGACCCTGATGCTGAGCACACCCCAGGGGCAACAGATTCCTGCCCGGGTGGATAGCATCGACGACGAAAAAATCGTTTTCGACCTCAACCACCCATTGGCCGGCCAAGCCCTGACTTTCGATATCGAAGTTGTCGGCATCAGCGCAAGCGCCACCCAGCAACCGGCAAGCTGTGGATCGGACTGTGCCGGCTGCGGAGAGACCGGCTGCTGCTGA
- the lysS gene encoding lysine--tRNA ligase has translation MDNAKDLLSKRKEKADGLKADGINLFPNGFVIDHTIVEIAEHIKTLPEDRQEDATSFTAAGRMMAINRFGKSAFIRFKDRTGLMQAYIRKDKVGDAPYALFKRLDVGDFVKISGSLFRTKTGEWTLLAESVDLVCKSTRPLPEKFHGLKDPEKRYRQRYIDLIMNPDVQEIFIKRSRIIQSMRAFFLSRDFLEVETPMMQPIPGGAEATPFVTHHNALDMDLFLRIAPELYLKRLVVGGLERVFEINRNFRNEGVSTRHNPEFTMVEFYQAYATYDDLMDMTEQMFAHIAQEVNGSTCITYQGDRIELGGKWQRISLFDALDRIGGVDPSLLTDKDRLLEFAATKGITVTKTGRLGKIITKLFDILVEPKLIQPTFITGYPAEVSPLSRRSDTHPDLTERFELFIAGREIANGFSELNDPEDQHRRFMQQVEDREAGDEEAHCMDDDYIEALEYGMPPTAGQGIGIDRLVMLLTDAPSIREVILFPHMKPKGAISKADDRSAQ, from the coding sequence ATGGATAACGCGAAGGACCTGCTGAGCAAACGCAAAGAAAAAGCCGATGGTCTGAAGGCGGACGGAATCAATCTGTTCCCCAACGGATTTGTCATCGACCATACGATAGTAGAAATCGCAGAGCATATAAAAACCCTGCCGGAGGACCGCCAGGAAGATGCCACCTCTTTTACCGCAGCAGGACGGATGATGGCCATCAACCGCTTCGGCAAATCCGCTTTCATCCGCTTCAAGGATCGCACCGGCCTGATGCAGGCGTATATCCGCAAGGACAAAGTGGGCGATGCGCCCTATGCACTGTTCAAACGGCTGGATGTCGGCGATTTCGTAAAAATCTCCGGCAGCCTCTTTCGGACCAAAACCGGTGAGTGGACCCTGCTGGCCGAATCCGTCGATCTGGTGTGCAAATCCACCCGGCCGCTGCCCGAAAAATTTCACGGTCTCAAGGACCCGGAAAAACGCTACCGGCAGCGCTACATCGACTTGATCATGAATCCGGATGTTCAGGAGATTTTCATCAAACGCAGCCGGATCATCCAATCCATGCGCGCTTTTTTCCTTTCCCGGGATTTTCTCGAGGTGGAAACGCCCATGATGCAGCCCATCCCCGGCGGCGCCGAGGCGACGCCCTTTGTGACCCACCATAATGCACTGGACATGGACCTTTTTTTGCGCATTGCCCCGGAGCTTTACCTCAAGCGCCTGGTGGTGGGCGGATTGGAGCGGGTCTTCGAAATCAATCGCAACTTCAGAAACGAAGGCGTCTCCACCCGGCACAACCCCGAGTTTACCATGGTGGAATTCTACCAGGCCTACGCCACCTATGATGACCTGATGGACATGACCGAACAGATGTTCGCCCACATCGCCCAGGAAGTGAATGGCAGTACCTGCATCACCTATCAGGGCGACCGGATCGAACTGGGGGGGAAATGGCAGCGCATATCCCTGTTTGACGCACTCGACCGCATCGGCGGCGTCGACCCGTCCCTGCTGACCGACAAGGATCGCCTGCTTGAATTTGCCGCGACAAAGGGTATCACCGTCACCAAAACCGGCCGTCTGGGAAAAATCATCACCAAGCTGTTCGATATTCTGGTGGAACCCAAATTGATTCAGCCGACCTTCATCACCGGGTACCCTGCCGAAGTTTCGCCGCTTTCCAGAAGAAGCGACACCCATCCGGATCTGACTGAACGGTTCGAACTGTTCATCGCCGGTCGTGAAATCGCCAACGGATTTTCCGAACTCAATGATCCCGAAGACCAGCATAGAAGGTTTATGCAGCAGGTAGAGGACCGTGAGGCCGGGGACGAAGAAGCCCACTGCATGGATGACGATTACATCGAAGCCCTGGAATACGGCATGCCGCCAACCGCCGGCCAGGGCATCGGGATCGACCGTCTGGTTATGCTGCTGACGGACGCTCCGTCCATTCGCGAAGTCATCCTGTTCCCTCATATGAAGCCCAAGGGGGCGATTTCCAAGGCTGACGACCGATCCGCCCAATAA
- a CDS encoding lipoprotein-releasing ABC transporter permease subunit, translating to MSFVTFVSGRYLRTRQKRAFISLITALSVAGVTVGVMALIVVIAVMAGFEADLKSRIMGIRPHLVITQKEGALTDYHRIVEKVADIQGVETASAYIATQVVLRTANRAAGALLKGIVPTSGNTGIPGVDTGSLLPPSSAEKDPQADLRPAPGIVLGKQLAASLGVIRGDSIHMITPRGMLSPAGHIPAMIKYKVVDLFESGMYEFDGSLSFVTLEQAQKMLRMPASVSGIEIRLENLDRADRLQEEIQQLVGSDYNVENWKQINRNLFSALRLEKTVMFIILALIVLVAAFNIAGSLVMMVMEKRRDIAILKTMGATAKSIGRIFVVKGVMIGLAGTALGTSAGLILCTLLERYQFIKLPADVYYITSLPVHLKAMDVFTIALCAILICLAATLYPARQAAAIDPVEAIRHG from the coding sequence ATGTCGTTTGTGACATTCGTATCCGGGCGTTACTTAAGGACCCGCCAGAAACGGGCCTTCATTTCGCTGATCACCGCCCTGTCCGTTGCCGGGGTCACAGTCGGGGTGATGGCTTTGATCGTGGTCATCGCCGTCATGGCCGGATTCGAAGCCGACCTCAAATCTCGTATCATGGGCATTCGCCCGCATCTGGTGATCACCCAAAAAGAAGGCGCCCTGACCGATTACCATCGAATCGTCGAAAAGGTGGCCGACATCCAGGGGGTTGAAACCGCGTCGGCCTATATCGCTACCCAGGTGGTCCTTCGTACCGCCAACCGGGCGGCGGGAGCGCTGCTGAAGGGAATTGTTCCTACTTCGGGGAATACCGGGATTCCGGGGGTCGATACCGGCAGCCTGTTGCCGCCGTCATCCGCGGAAAAAGATCCCCAGGCAGACCTTCGCCCCGCTCCGGGCATTGTCCTCGGCAAGCAGCTGGCCGCCAGCCTGGGGGTGATCCGCGGTGACAGTATCCACATGATTACGCCGCGGGGCATGCTTTCGCCGGCCGGCCATATTCCCGCCATGATCAAATACAAGGTTGTCGATCTGTTCGAATCCGGCATGTACGAATTCGACGGGTCCCTGTCTTTCGTTACCCTGGAGCAGGCCCAGAAGATGCTCCGCATGCCCGCATCGGTCAGCGGCATCGAAATCCGGCTGGAAAATCTGGATCGGGCCGACAGGCTCCAGGAAGAGATCCAGCAGTTAGTGGGCAGCGACTACAACGTGGAGAACTGGAAACAGATCAACCGTAATCTGTTTTCGGCCCTCCGGTTGGAAAAAACCGTCATGTTCATCATCCTCGCGTTGATCGTTCTGGTAGCCGCCTTCAATATCGCCGGTTCGCTGGTCATGATGGTCATGGAAAAACGCAGGGACATCGCCATTTTGAAAACTATGGGAGCGACGGCCAAGTCCATCGGCCGGATTTTCGTCGTCAAAGGCGTCATGATCGGTCTTGCCGGAACGGCCCTGGGAACTTCGGCGGGATTGATCCTGTGCACCCTGCTGGAGCGGTATCAGTTCATCAAACTGCCCGCAGATGTCTACTACATCACCAGCCTGCCGGTCCATCTGAAGGCAATGGACGTCTTTACGATCGCGTTGTGCGCAATATTGATCTGTCTGGCCGCGACCTTGTATCCGGCTCGCCAGGCCGCTGCCATCGATCCTGTGGAGGCCATCCGCCATGGCTGA
- a CDS encoding ABC transporter ATP-binding protein: MADRKNRIQASTFPAPDDVQGPLIQAAGIGKAYNHRKSPIVVLDRLSFSLGSGETIGIVGASGIGKSTLLHILGTLDRPDAGELYYSGTDVLRLDDTRLARFRNKTIGFVFQFHHLLPEFNALENTMMPALVGGMDKKTAREKAESMLVRVGLEERLTHRPNELSGGEQQRVALARALVQRPAILLADEPTGNLDRRNSDLIHTLLMELNQEMGMALVVVTHNMELAALVSRRVTIVNGALQEFR, translated from the coding sequence ATGGCTGATCGAAAAAATCGGATACAGGCGTCAACTTTCCCGGCTCCCGACGATGTTCAAGGACCGTTGATTCAGGCCGCGGGAATCGGCAAGGCTTACAATCACAGAAAGTCCCCCATCGTGGTGTTAGACCGATTGTCTTTTTCACTGGGTTCCGGGGAAACCATAGGAATCGTGGGGGCGTCGGGAATCGGCAAATCCACCCTGCTTCACATTCTGGGGACTCTGGACAGGCCGGATGCCGGGGAACTGTACTATTCGGGAACCGATGTGCTGCGGCTGGACGACACTCGACTGGCGCGTTTTCGCAATAAAACCATTGGGTTCGTATTTCAATTTCACCACCTGCTGCCCGAATTCAACGCCCTTGAAAACACCATGATGCCGGCTCTGGTCGGTGGGATGGATAAGAAAACCGCCCGGGAAAAAGCGGAATCGATGCTGGTTCGTGTCGGCCTTGAGGAAAGGTTGACCCATCGACCGAACGAACTTTCCGGAGGCGAGCAGCAACGGGTCGCTCTGGCCCGGGCGCTGGTTCAGCGGCCGGCCATTCTCCTGGCCGATGAACCCACGGGAAATCTGGATCGCCGCAACAGCGACTTGATCCACACCCTTTTGATGGAGCTGAACCAGGAAATGGGCATGGCGCTCGTTGTGGTTACCCACAATATGGAATTGGCGGCCCTCGTATCCCGCCGGGTTACCATCGTCAACGGCGCCCTGCAGGAGTTTCGTTGA